One Prunus dulcis chromosome 8, ALMONDv2, whole genome shotgun sequence DNA window includes the following coding sequences:
- the LOC117637701 gene encoding probable magnesium transporter NIPA6 isoform X2, translated as MGVSENTKGLILAMASSAFIGASFILKKKGLKRAGAAGTRAGVGGYTYLLEPLWWAGMITMIGGEVANFVAYVYAPAVLVTPLGALSIIVSAVLAHFLLKERIQKMGIVGCVTCIVGSVVIVIHAPQEHILNSVQEIWVLATQPAFLVYVAAALSLVLTLVLHFEPHYGQTNILVYLGICSLMGSLTVVSIKAIGIAIKLTLEGVSQIAYPQTWFFLTVAVICVVTQLNYLNKALDTFNAAIVAPVYYVMFTTLTIIASVIMFKDWSGQDVSSIASEICGFITVLSGTIILHATKNEETSTQGTVTWYIRDSMKGSEDERLLTLHNSDYPEP; from the exons atgggggtGTCAGAGAATACGAAGGGGCTGATACTAGCGATGGCGTCGAGCGCCTTCATAGGCGCGAGCTTCatcttgaagaagaagggtCTCAAGCGCGCTGGAGCTGCCGGTACTCGAGCAG GAGTTGGTGGTTATACTTACTTACTAGAGCCACTTTGGTGGGCGGGCATGATCACCA TGATTGGTGGAGAGGTTGCCAATTTTGTGGCTTATGTATATGCTCCAGCAGTTCTTGTAACCCCACTTGGTGCACTGAGTATAATAGTCAG TGCTGTTTTGGCTCACTTCTTGTTGAAGGAACGAATACAGAAAATGGGTATTGTGGGATGTGTTACCTGCATCGTGGGATCAGTGGTAATTGTGATCCATGCACCTCAAGAGCATATTCTAAATTCTGTACAGGAAATCTGGGTTCTGGCGACCCAACCAG cTTTTCTGGTTTACGTTGCTGCTGCACTTTCCCTAGTGTTAACTTTGGTTTTGCATTTTGAACCTCACTATGGGCAAACAAATATACTAGTCTACTTGGGAATCTGTTCCTTGATGGGTTCACTTACG GTTGTAAGCATAAAGGCCATTGGAATTGCAATAAAGCTAACTCTTGAGGGAGTAAGTCAGATAGCCTATCCTCAGACTTGGTTTTTTCTGACTGTTGCAGTAATCTGCGTAGTTACACAGTTGAATTACCTCAACAAG GCTTTGGATACATTCAATGCAGCAATTGTTGCCCCAGTATATTATGTGATGTTCACAACTCTGACCATTATTGCTAGTGTAATAATGTTCAAG GATTGGTCTGGTCAGGATGTAAGCAGCATAGCCTCTGAAATATGTGGATTCATCACTGTTCTGTCAGGAACTATCATTCTCCATGCAACCAAAAATGAGGAAACATCTACACAAG GAACTGTAACATGGTACATTAGAGATTCAATGAAGGGCTCTGAAGATGAACGTTTGCTCACCTTACACAATTCAGATTATCCTGAACCGTAA
- the LOC117637701 gene encoding probable magnesium transporter NIPA6 isoform X1 has product MGVSENTKGLILAMASSAFIGASFILKKKGLKRAGAAGTRAGVGGYTYLLEPLWWAGMITMIGGEVANFVAYVYAPAVLVTPLGALSIIVSAVLAHFLLKERIQKMGIVGCVTCIVGSVVIVIHAPQEHILNSVQEIWVLATQPAFLVYVAAALSLVLTLVLHFEPHYGQTNILVYLGICSLMGSLTVVSIKAIGIAIKLTLEGVSQIAYPQTWFFLTVAVICVVTQLNYLNKALDTFNAAIVAPVYYVMFTTLTIIASVIMFKDWSGQDVSSIASEICGFITVLSGTIILHATKNEETSTQAGTVTWYIRDSMKGSEDERLLTLHNSDYPEP; this is encoded by the exons atgggggtGTCAGAGAATACGAAGGGGCTGATACTAGCGATGGCGTCGAGCGCCTTCATAGGCGCGAGCTTCatcttgaagaagaagggtCTCAAGCGCGCTGGAGCTGCCGGTACTCGAGCAG GAGTTGGTGGTTATACTTACTTACTAGAGCCACTTTGGTGGGCGGGCATGATCACCA TGATTGGTGGAGAGGTTGCCAATTTTGTGGCTTATGTATATGCTCCAGCAGTTCTTGTAACCCCACTTGGTGCACTGAGTATAATAGTCAG TGCTGTTTTGGCTCACTTCTTGTTGAAGGAACGAATACAGAAAATGGGTATTGTGGGATGTGTTACCTGCATCGTGGGATCAGTGGTAATTGTGATCCATGCACCTCAAGAGCATATTCTAAATTCTGTACAGGAAATCTGGGTTCTGGCGACCCAACCAG cTTTTCTGGTTTACGTTGCTGCTGCACTTTCCCTAGTGTTAACTTTGGTTTTGCATTTTGAACCTCACTATGGGCAAACAAATATACTAGTCTACTTGGGAATCTGTTCCTTGATGGGTTCACTTACG GTTGTAAGCATAAAGGCCATTGGAATTGCAATAAAGCTAACTCTTGAGGGAGTAAGTCAGATAGCCTATCCTCAGACTTGGTTTTTTCTGACTGTTGCAGTAATCTGCGTAGTTACACAGTTGAATTACCTCAACAAG GCTTTGGATACATTCAATGCAGCAATTGTTGCCCCAGTATATTATGTGATGTTCACAACTCTGACCATTATTGCTAGTGTAATAATGTTCAAG GATTGGTCTGGTCAGGATGTAAGCAGCATAGCCTCTGAAATATGTGGATTCATCACTGTTCTGTCAGGAACTATCATTCTCCATGCAACCAAAAATGAGGAAACATCTACACAAG cAGGAACTGTAACATGGTACATTAGAGATTCAATGAAGGGCTCTGAAGATGAACGTTTGCTCACCTTACACAATTCAGATTATCCTGAACCGTAA
- the LOC117637803 gene encoding eukaryotic translation initiation factor 4B3, with protein sequence MAATVSPWAKPGAWALAAEEQDAELEQETQNARHVVEPPSADYPSLSVAATAKPKKKNKGQKISLAEFTAFGAPKPVAQPEGLTHQDRMHLPTGPRERTAEELDRNRLGGGFRSYGSDRGNSRFSNGEESSDSKWGSGQRREGGFGKESNRDGPSRADEIDDWGAAKKSTVGNGFERRERGAGGSFFGGSQSKADESDSWVSNKSSVSSEGRRFGASGGGFDRERKVGFTSDGGADSDNWGRKKEESNGGSGFDRERRVGFVSNGGGADSEVWGKKKEESNGGLSESTGRPRLNLQPRTLPVSNETSPGSTTVPKPKGSNPFGEARPREEVLAEKGKDWKKIDEELESVKIKEVAERDHSPSFGKRSFGIGNGRAGDRTERAWRKPDAADARPESAEENESRSSSVEPENGHVDEHVDSHVDGHADEHADEN encoded by the exons ATGGCGGCAACGGTGTCTCCTTGGGCCAAACCTGGCGCTTGGGCCCTCGCCGCCGAAGAGCAGGACGCCGAGCTCGAACAAGAAACCCAAAACGCACGACACGTCGTTGAGCCGCCCTCCGCCGACTACCCATCTTTGTCTGTAGCCGCCACCGCCAAGcccaagaagaagaacaagggCCAGAAAATCTCCCTCGCCGAGTTCACGGCCTTCGGCGCGCCCAAGCCCGTGGCCCAGCCTGAGGGCCTCACCCACCAGGACCGCATGCATCTCCCGACCGGTCCGCGCGAGCGAACCGCCGAGGAGCTCGACAGGAATCGGCTTGGCGGCGGGTTCAGGTCCTATGGGTCTGATCGGGGAAACAGCAGGTTTTCCAACGGCGAAGAGTCGTCGGATTCGAAGTGGGGTTCGGGACAGAGGAGGGAAGGTGGATTTGGGAAGGAATCGAACCGCGATGGGCCTTCCAGGGCCGACGAGATTGATGATTGGGGCGCTGCGAAGAAATCGACTGTGGGAAATGGGTTtgagaggagggagagaggagcAGGAGGTAGTTTCTTTGGTGGGTCACAGTCGAAGGCTGATGAATCGGACAGTTGGGTATCCAATAAGAGCTCTGTGTCGTCTGAGGGACGGAGATTCGGTGCTTCCGGTGGTGGGTTCGATCGGGAGAGGAAAGTGGGCTTCACATCTGATGGAGGTGCTGATTCTGATAATTGGGGGAGGAAGAAGGAGGAGAGTAATGGTGGGTCTggttttgatcgagaaagaagaGTTGGGTTCGTGTCCAATGGTGGTGGTGCGGATTCTGAGGTTTgggggaagaagaaggaggagaGTAATGGTGGTCTGAGTGAGAGTACCGGAAGGCCGAGGCTCAATTTGCAGCCGAGGACACTGCCTGTGAGCAACGAGACCTCACCTGGGTCGACGACAGTACCGAAGCCCAAGGGCTCAAACCCGTTTGGTGAGGCGAGGCCAAGAGAGGAGGTGTTGGCAGAGAAGGGGAAGGACTGGAAAAAGATTGATGAGGAGCTCGAGTCTGTGAAGATTAAGGAGGTGGCTGAGAGAGACCACTCGCCCTCGTTTGGGAAGAGGAGTTTTGGGATAGGAAATGGGCGTGCCGGTGATCGAACTGAGAGAGCTTGGAGGAAGCCTGATGCGGCAGATGCTCGTCCCGAGAG TGCtgaggaaaatgagagtaGGAGCAGTTCTGTGGAACCAGAGAATGGCCATGTTGATGAGCATGTTGACAGCCATGTTGACGGGCATGCTGATGAGCATGCTGATGAGAATTGA